The Shewanella pealeana ATCC 700345 genome contains the following window.
TGGCACAAGCACTGCTAGATGACAGCAAAAACAGCCATGAGAATCAGCTGGTTCGGCAGCATATCGTCGATGTGCTCAATCCACTGAGTAACTACGTGGGCGCAGAAGAGACACCGACTATATTTAAGTTAAGCCATATTCAGCATCTGCATCGCTCTATTCGGGCCGAGCTTAAAGCCGGTGTCAGTGATTTTCAGGTGATTCAGGCACTGCACCCTACTCCTGCGGTCGGTGGACTCCCGAAAGAGTCTGCGATGAGCTTTATTCGTCAGCAAGAGGGCTACGTTAGAGGTTGGTACGCAGGTGCTTGCGGCTATTTCAACAAGTACGAAAGCGAGTTTGCCGTCGCCATCCGCAGCGCGCTTATCGAGCCTGGCCGTATTAATCTATTTGCTGGCGCAGGTATTGTCGCGGGTTCAGAGGCCGATAAAGAGTGGGTCGAGCTAGAGAATAAACTCACTACCATCTTGTCTATCTTGACAGAATTGTAATTCCTCAAGGTAAAATCAATTACTTAATCAAGTTCGACGGCCGATCTTTATCGGTCGTCAAGATTTCCTCTTGCTCAAATAAAAATCTTCTCTATAATTTGCCGCCCCTAACTCGCTTAGGGAAAACCACTTTGTTTAACCAAAATTGTAAAATTATAGCGTTTAGCGCTATTGCGGGTTCCCTCACCCCGCCCGATTAACTTAAAAAGGCCACAAGATGTTGATGTTGACCCATGCACAGGTTCGCCGTGCATTACTGCTATTAGCAGGCTTTCATATTGTTATTATTTGTGCGAGTAACTACCTTGTACAACTTCCCTTTCAAATATTTGGCTTCCATACCACATGGGGAGCATTTAGCTTTCCATTTGTGTACTTAGCGACTGACCTTACGGTGAGAATTTTTGGCCAGCAAGCTGCGAGAAAGATCATCTTCCTTGCCATGCTACCGGCCCTCATCATCTCTTACTTGATGGGGGTGATCTTTCACCAAGGCAGCTTTCAAGGTGCTGAGGCGCTGCTTGAGTTCAATAACTTTGTATTCCGTATTGCCTTTGCAAGCTTCGCGGCATATCTAGTGGGCCAGCTGATGGATATCTTCGTATTTGCCAAGCTTAGAGAGACTAAGTCTTGGTGGGTCGCACCATCAGCTTCCACTATCGTTGGTAACCTGATAGACACGATTGTGTTCTTCGGCCTAGCTTTCTACGCCTCAACAGATGAGTTTATGGCAACACACTGGCCTGAAATTGCCACCGTTGATTACGGATTTAAGTTAATTGTTAGCTTAGGCCTATTTTTACCAGCCTACGGTCTGTTATTAAAGTTCTTACAAGATAAGATCTTACAAGATGCCGCTCGTAAAACCGCCATCTAACGCCAGTTAACGCTTAACAACAACTGGACTGACCTGTTATAATTTCGCCAATTCGTTCACCTTTCAGCCTATTGGTTTGGCTGCATCACAGGGTGAACTGGCGAAGTTATTGAGAAATTAAAATGTACACCATTGAAATTGAAGCTATTACCGAGTTCACTCCAGAAGTCCTCGAACTTATCCAAACCAGCTATTCAAGTATTCCAGAATTTGAGCGAGGCTATGCTAGCCAAGAGGTTGCTCAACGCTTACTTGCAGGCCCAGCATTATTGCTGCTTGCTAAAGTAGAAGGTGAAATAGCCGGTTTCAAGTTGGGCTATCAAATCGAAGATCAGGTTTTTTATAGCTGGCTAGGTGGTATTGCCCCCGATTTCCGTGGTCTAGGTTTAGCTAAGAGCCTACTTGAATACCAAGAGAAATGGGCTAAAGAGCAAGGTTACCAGCGAATTGACGTTAAGACCCGTAACTGCTTCCCAGCCATGCTCAATATGCTTATTGGTAATCAGTACCAGATCACCGCCATGGTTAGCGATGCGCAAAACCATAGCCAAAATAAGCTACACCTACAAAAACAGTTCTAACACTCGTTTTGTATAAGATTACAGAAGTAAAAAAATTAGCAGTATGTGAAAAAGTTGTGCGATAAAGCTTGCAAACCCAAATGAGAATGATTATTGTTAACACGCGTTCCAGAACTCGGATTAGCAAACAAAGTTCTCATCATCTTTGTTTGTTAAATGAGTTTTTACAGCACGACATTGCTCACACACTCTTAAGTGGCCGGGATATTTTCCCGGCTTTTTTTTGCCCGAAAGATAAAGAAAACACAAGCTCACATTCGCTTTAATCGCCAAGGATTATTATCCAGGCTATTTTTTCCGCTACTGTTAACGTACTTATTGCAGTTACTTTTCTTCGTGTAGTGTAGCGCTTCGTTACCTTCGTGGTGAATCGCTTTGATCGCAGATTTTTTTGCCCGAAAGAAATGAACCAACAGATTGAAATTCCTGCTCGTTTAAAATCATCAATAGCTAATGTAAACGATTCAAGTGTAAGCCGCACTTAAACCATTGTTTATAAGTGATTAAATTTTCTTTACTAAAATATTAAGCACTTTTTTACATTTCTACTTGCAAGACTAAATGATAATGATTATTATTTACATGCGTTCCAGAACTCGCTAACACTTAAAGGCATCTCATCTCCTGCAAGTTAGAGTTTTTTAAGCACGACATTGCTCACACACTCTTTGGCCGAGATATTATCTCGGCTATTTTTTTGCCTGTGATTTGAGATTAGGTCAACTTATATGAATTGAAATGAGAGAGTAGCCGAGGTACTTTCCGGCTCTCTAACTAGTCTCGCGACATGTCTGAATGTTTTCCGCAAAATTGCAAACCTTCATAGGGGGTATTACTCTGGTCTTCAATGGCCTTGTGGTATAAGCCTATGGTGAATAGACTGCCCTTGCCTACGGTAGAGTTGACTTCTATGGTGCCACCAATACGCTTAATGATACCGTAACTCAGCGATAGCCCCAGTCCAGTGCCGTCTTTACGGGTAGTGAAAAACGGATCGAAAATGCGATTGAGCTCCTCTTCTGGGATCCCTTTACCTTCGTCTTCAACTTCAATCTTGACGCCAACAGGCTCTCCACGTTGTACCCAATCATAGGTTCTTATCCAGATCTGCCCCTTACCATTCATTGCGTGAGCCGCATTAACGACGAGGTTAATCAGTACCTGTAGTAGCTGCGGGCGATTAACCTGAATCGGGTAGCTAGCGTTAAGCTCTTGATTGAGTACCACCTGCTGTTTCTGGATAGAGTGACGCACCAATACCAACATCTCTTCGATAATCGGCGTGATCTGGTGCATCTCAAGCGGTGCATTAAACTCACCAGGGCGGCTGTATTGCAACAGACTGCGAATAATGGTGCTAATACGGCCTACTTGCTGAATAACCAGCTCGATCTCTTCTTCGACATCGGCCGCTCTATCTCCAAGCTCATACTTAAGCAGCTCCATATTACCCAGAATCACCGCCGTAGGGTTATTGATCTCATGGGCAATACCCGCAGTTAGCTCACCTAGGGCAGTCAACTTCTCGTTGATCACCAGCTGCTGTCGGGTTTCATTGAGTAGAGCGACGTTAGCCTGCAGCTCTTCTGTCTTCTCTTGTAGGCTGCGAGTTCGTTCTTCGACTTTGACTTCAAGCTGCTCAGCGGCAGCTTGGATCTGGCTGTTACGCATCTGCAGTAGATCCAACATGCGGTCAAACTGCTCGGCCAGATTAGATAGCTCATTATCGCTGTCTAAACCCAGTGAACCTATACGTAGATTACGTCCAGACTGCACCGCTTTCACCACGTGGTGGATGCGTTCAATAGGTTGTAACAAGCTATAGGCACCGCGGTATACCAACCAGCCAGAGACCAGCAACACCAGCATCAAGATGGTGCCCAGTTCGATAATATTGAGCAGGTAGTTATGGATAAATGGAGACTCAGAAAATCCGGTATAGATCATACCGATCCGCTTACCGTTAATATCTTCCAGCGGTGAGTATGCCGAGATAAACCAGTCATTAAAGACGAAAGCTCTATCGACCCATAGTAGCCCTTGAATCAATACCTTTTCGCGTACCTCAGATGAGACTAAGCTGCCTAAGGCACGCCCTTGCTGATCACCTCCTTGAGGAAAGAAGTGCAACGGCACATTGGTACTGATACGGATATTATCGAGGAAAATAGTCACGGTACCGATTGAGCGCTCCGGCAGCGTGCCCTTGTCGTACACCAGATCACGAATATGGTCGACAATGCGGGTATCGCGATTAAGCATGATGCCGCCATCTAAGTACCAGGCGACATTACCATTCATGTCGGCAACAGGCAGCAAGCTGCGACTTAACAGGCCACGCTTCTCTTCATGTTTACTGGGCTCTTGAGCTCGCAAGGTCTTCATTACAGACACTTTGGCCCTATCGGCGAGTACAGGGTCGATGCGAGCCAATCGACTCGGTTCAAGCACCATCAAGCCAGAGAAAGGGGCTAAACCTTCGATATGCGGCAACATCTGCCGCAGATCAGGATCCGCCGCGGCCTCCGCAACACTGACTAGGCGTAAGAAATCTAAATTAAGATCTTTCTTCGCTTGTTCTAGTACCAGCTGCAAGTTGTCGCGAGGGAGCTGGGCGCCGTTGCCAATTTTCCTGAAATCATTCTGGAACTGCCAAGACTCCATCACCAACTCTAGCTGGTTCTCTTGGTTTGTTTGCACGGTCACTAGGGTGCTGTTTGCAACGGTCAAATCGGCTTTGACCTTCATAAACAGCTGTTTACCTGTGTAGCTAATATTCCAATAGATGGTAATAAAAACCAAACTCACAAGAGTGAGCAAGATGGGCAACAGGGTTAAAATCAGGATGCGATAGCGCACCTTAGCCTGCATTTGTTGCCAACTAACACCAAACATATTGGAAAAAAAAGACACCTACACTCCCCTAGAGCAATCTCAATATTGTTTAAGATTCTTCTTTGTCGGCTTCACCGCCGAACCATTCTTTATATTTTCGATCTAGAGTCTTTCGTGATACCCCCAGATCCCTTGCTGCTGCCGACTTATTGCCACCATGTAGGTCAACAACGCGAGTCACATGATCACGCTCAACATCTTTAAGCGCCCACTGTAGTGGATAACCTGACTCGCCTGCAGCCTCAGTCTTTGGCTGCACTTTCCAGTATTCAGCAGGCGGCTTGCCCAATAGGATACAGCGTTCAATCATATTTCGCAGCTCACGAATATTACCTGGCCATTCGTGTTGTTGCAGCTTCAATAGATCTTCATGACTCCACACCACCTCTTTCACGCCTAGCTCTGCCGCTAATTGGCAAGTGAAGTGATGAGTCAGCTCAACGATATCTTCTGGGCGATCACGCAACGGCGGGATCACTATATCGAGCACATTGAGGCGATAATATAGATCGCGTCTAAAGTTACCCGCTTCAACCTCTTCAGATAGCTTACGGTTAGTCGCTGCCAACACGCGCACATCGATATTGATCTCTTTCTCGCTACCGACGGGACGAATGGTACGCTGCTCAAGCACGCGCAATAGCGCCGTTTGCATTTTCAGCGGCATCTCGCCAATTTCATCGAGGAAGATTGTACCACCAGAGGCAAAACTAAATAGACCTTCTCGGTTACCCTTCGCGCCTGTAAATGCACCTGCAGAATGACCGAAAAGCTCGCTCTCTAAAAGTTCTGGGGCGATGGCGCCACAGTTAACTGGCACAAATGGTCCTTGGCGACCACTAAGAATATGCAACTGACGAGCAACCAACTCTTTACCCGTAC
Protein-coding sequences here:
- a CDS encoding sigma-54-dependent transcriptional regulator, whose protein sequence is MGQRMNNMKPLPSAVSVLIVDDEPGMRSFLKKALAKKFALVETASSVEDAEQLRSRCHFDLLIVDIRLPGRSGIEWHEALNDQERRSDIIFMTGYADMDVAIKALRAGASDFIMKPFHLEQMMKAVDRCIERRLLKRENLMLRREVSFNQSSTIIGQSDAMTEVKHVIERVAPTNAVVLIEGESGTGKELVARQLHILSGRQGPFVPVNCGAIAPELLESELFGHSAGAFTGAKGNREGLFSFASGGTIFLDEIGEMPLKMQTALLRVLEQRTIRPVGSEKEINIDVRVLAATNRKLSEEVEAGNFRRDLYYRLNVLDIVIPPLRDRPEDIVELTHHFTCQLAAELGVKEVVWSHEDLLKLQQHEWPGNIRELRNMIERCILLGKPPAEYWKVQPKTEAAGESGYPLQWALKDVERDHVTRVVDLHGGNKSAAARDLGVSRKTLDRKYKEWFGGEADKEES
- a CDS encoding 7-cyano-7-deazaguanine/7-aminomethyl-7-deazaguanine transporter encodes the protein MLMLTHAQVRRALLLLAGFHIVIICASNYLVQLPFQIFGFHTTWGAFSFPFVYLATDLTVRIFGQQAARKIIFLAMLPALIISYLMGVIFHQGSFQGAEALLEFNNFVFRIAFASFAAYLVGQLMDIFVFAKLRETKSWWVAPSASTIVGNLIDTIVFFGLAFYASTDEFMATHWPEIATVDYGFKLIVSLGLFLPAYGLLLKFLQDKILQDAARKTAI
- a CDS encoding sensor histidine kinase produces the protein MSFFSNMFGVSWQQMQAKVRYRILILTLLPILLTLVSLVFITIYWNISYTGKQLFMKVKADLTVANSTLVTVQTNQENQLELVMESWQFQNDFRKIGNGAQLPRDNLQLVLEQAKKDLNLDFLRLVSVAEAAADPDLRQMLPHIEGLAPFSGLMVLEPSRLARIDPVLADRAKVSVMKTLRAQEPSKHEEKRGLLSRSLLPVADMNGNVAWYLDGGIMLNRDTRIVDHIRDLVYDKGTLPERSIGTVTIFLDNIRISTNVPLHFFPQGGDQQGRALGSLVSSEVREKVLIQGLLWVDRAFVFNDWFISAYSPLEDINGKRIGMIYTGFSESPFIHNYLLNIIELGTILMLVLLVSGWLVYRGAYSLLQPIERIHHVVKAVQSGRNLRIGSLGLDSDNELSNLAEQFDRMLDLLQMRNSQIQAAAEQLEVKVEERTRSLQEKTEELQANVALLNETRQQLVINEKLTALGELTAGIAHEINNPTAVILGNMELLKYELGDRAADVEEEIELVIQQVGRISTIIRSLLQYSRPGEFNAPLEMHQITPIIEEMLVLVRHSIQKQQVVLNQELNASYPIQVNRPQLLQVLINLVVNAAHAMNGKGQIWIRTYDWVQRGEPVGVKIEVEDEGKGIPEEELNRIFDPFFTTRKDGTGLGLSLSYGIIKRIGGTIEVNSTVGKGSLFTIGLYHKAIEDQSNTPYEGLQFCGKHSDMSRD
- a CDS encoding GNAT family N-acetyltransferase, giving the protein MYTIEIEAITEFTPEVLELIQTSYSSIPEFERGYASQEVAQRLLAGPALLLLAKVEGEIAGFKLGYQIEDQVFYSWLGGIAPDFRGLGLAKSLLEYQEKWAKEQGYQRIDVKTRNCFPAMLNMLIGNQYQITAMVSDAQNHSQNKLHLQKQF